One part of the Schistocerca piceifrons isolate TAMUIC-IGC-003096 chromosome 7, iqSchPice1.1, whole genome shotgun sequence genome encodes these proteins:
- the LOC124805319 gene encoding vitelline membrane protein Vm26Ab-like, giving the protein MYKQVIVVLAVVAACMAAPGPKPAPGLLASYVAAAPAAYTAPAVAAPVAYTAAAAPVAYAAPYSAAYVAPYHAAYSAAILG; this is encoded by the exons ATGTACAAGCAG GTGATCGTCGTCCTGGCCGTGGTGGCCGCCTGCATGGCCGCCCCCGGACCCAAGCCGGCCCCCGGCCTGCTGGCCAGCTACgtggccgccgcccccgccgcctacaCCGCCCCCGCCGTCGCCGCCCCCGTCGCCTACACCGCTGCCGCAGCTCCCGTGGCTTACGCCGCTCCCTACTCTGCTGCTTACGTCGCTCCATATCATGCTGCTTACAGCGCAGCCATCCTGGGATGA